In Acidobacteriota bacterium, the following are encoded in one genomic region:
- the hypF gene encoding carbamoyltransferase HypF produces MDVRIRQKIIVKGIVQGVGFRPFVYRLATRLNLAGRVCNNPQGVTIEIEGSRPAIEEFLRLLRSEAPPLARITGMNVSDMPMENSQRFEIARSEEQEEKKTLISPDIAVCDDCLRELFDPSNRRYRYPFINCTNCGPRFTIIRTIPYDRKNTSMSVFTMCEECQKEYDDPHDRRFHAQPNACFLCGPEVWLTDSRGKVMECEDPIREAVDRLKEGSTIAIKGIGGFHLAVDASNTGAIRRLRERKLREEKPLAIMSGSLEKILECAWLNEEERKLLISSERPIVLLRKKDHPAISDEVAPGNTHFGVMLPYTPLHHLLFNSGLDFQALVMTSGNLSEEPIAIENGEAVRRLEGIADYFLMHDREILLRSDDSVMLHMVERDRFLRRSRGFVPVPIFLEDEYPAVIAFGAELKNTVCLLKGGNAFLSQHIGDLENVEAFNFFLDAGEHLKRILEITPIAIAYDLHPEYLNTKHAREITEQEIEKDGGEKQEVGRRKREGAREKKEAKHVKAIGIQHHHAHIVSCLAENSDKGPVIGLAMDGLGYGTDGALWGGEVLIADYTGFERFMTFKSLPMPGGTAAIKEPWRMAASALHAAYGDEIFLLKIPFIQKLNRSSLQTVVRMIQQKINSPLTSGLGRVFDAVAALLCLRSVVSFEGQAPFELEMSVDPSIRGNLSYGYSIIQTDRTSKFDLLLRAAKSTRSVEEAEDSGSSVQDTISFWYDDSPSYVVGLDGMFREIVADIWKGKATGEISAKFHNTVVSILAEACSMLRLEIGFDKVALSGGVFQNKYLFENLVKELKQRGFEVLTHSLVPANDGGISLGQAVIAASILNMTGIS; encoded by the coding sequence ATGGACGTGCGGATAAGACAAAAGATCATCGTCAAGGGAATCGTCCAGGGTGTTGGATTCCGGCCTTTTGTATACAGGCTTGCTACCAGGCTGAATCTTGCGGGGAGGGTATGCAACAATCCTCAGGGGGTCACTATCGAGATTGAGGGCTCCCGTCCCGCCATAGAAGAGTTTCTGAGGCTGCTAAGGAGTGAAGCGCCTCCCCTGGCAAGGATCACAGGAATGAATGTATCCGACATGCCGATGGAAAACTCGCAGCGCTTTGAAATCGCCAGGAGCGAGGAGCAGGAAGAGAAGAAAACCCTCATCTCGCCCGATATTGCCGTCTGTGATGACTGTTTGAGGGAACTCTTCGATCCATCGAACAGGAGATACCGTTATCCCTTCATAAACTGCACGAACTGCGGTCCTAGATTCACGATCATCAGGACGATTCCTTACGACAGAAAGAACACATCAATGTCGGTCTTCACGATGTGTGAGGAATGTCAGAAGGAATACGATGATCCGCACGATAGAAGGTTTCACGCGCAACCCAATGCATGCTTCCTGTGCGGACCAGAAGTCTGGCTTACCGATTCAAGAGGAAAGGTCATGGAATGCGAGGACCCAATCCGGGAAGCGGTGGATCGTCTTAAGGAAGGAAGTACCATTGCCATCAAGGGGATTGGCGGTTTCCATCTGGCGGTAGACGCGTCCAACACCGGCGCGATCAGGAGACTGAGAGAAAGAAAGTTGAGAGAAGAAAAGCCTCTTGCCATCATGTCAGGGTCCCTGGAGAAGATCCTGGAATGCGCTTGGCTAAATGAGGAGGAGAGAAAGCTACTGATCTCTTCGGAGCGCCCGATCGTCCTCCTGAGAAAGAAGGATCATCCGGCTATATCCGATGAAGTAGCCCCGGGGAATACCCATTTTGGAGTCATGCTTCCGTACACGCCGCTCCATCATCTTCTCTTCAATAGTGGCCTTGATTTTCAGGCTCTCGTCATGACAAGCGGGAATCTGAGCGAGGAGCCGATCGCCATAGAAAATGGCGAAGCGGTCCGGAGACTCGAAGGAATTGCAGATTATTTTCTCATGCATGACAGGGAAATACTCCTGAGAAGCGATGACTCTGTGATGCTTCATATGGTAGAGCGAGACAGATTCCTCAGAAGGTCTCGAGGCTTTGTTCCGGTTCCCATCTTCCTGGAAGATGAGTATCCGGCCGTGATAGCTTTTGGTGCAGAACTGAAAAACACCGTCTGCCTCCTGAAGGGGGGGAACGCTTTTCTGAGCCAGCACATCGGCGACCTCGAGAATGTTGAAGCCTTTAACTTCTTCCTTGATGCGGGAGAGCATCTCAAGAGGATCCTTGAGATCACACCAATCGCAATTGCCTACGACCTGCACCCGGAATATCTGAACACAAAGCATGCAAGAGAGATCACAGAGCAAGAAATTGAAAAAGACGGAGGGGAAAAGCAAGAAGTGGGGAGAAGGAAAAGAGAGGGGGCAAGAGAAAAAAAAGAAGCGAAGCATGTCAAAGCAATAGGCATTCAGCACCACCATGCTCATATAGTTTCTTGCCTTGCAGAGAACAGCGACAAGGGTCCGGTCATCGGCCTCGCCATGGATGGTCTCGGCTATGGAACGGATGGGGCTCTCTGGGGCGGGGAAGTCCTGATCGCGGATTACACCGGGTTCGAACGATTCATGACCTTCAAGAGTTTGCCCATGCCCGGGGGAACGGCGGCCATAAAGGAACCCTGGAGAATGGCGGCAAGCGCCCTGCATGCTGCGTATGGTGATGAGATTTTCCTGTTGAAGATCCCCTTCATTCAAAAACTCAATCGATCATCGCTTCAGACAGTCGTCAGGATGATCCAGCAGAAGATAAATTCCCCGTTGACCTCCGGTCTCGGAAGGGTCTTCGATGCTGTTGCGGCTCTTCTTTGCCTCAGGTCTGTGGTTTCCTTCGAAGGACAGGCTCCATTTGAGCTGGAGATGAGCGTCGATCCGTCGATCAGAGGAAATCTGTCATACGGATATTCCATCATTCAGACTGACAGAACCTCGAAGTTCGATCTGCTGTTGAGAGCTGCGAAATCCACCCGATCCGTGGAAGAAGCTGAAGATTCTGGCTCTTCAGTGCAGGATACAATCTCCTTCTGGTACGATGATTCCCCTTCATACGTCGTTGGCCTTGATGGAATGTTTCGGGAAATCGTTGCCGACATATGGAAAGGAAAGGCAACAGGGGAGATCAGCGCAAAGTTCCATAACACGGTCGTTTCCATCCTAGCGGAAGCCTGTTCCATGCTCAGGCTTGAAATCGGTTTCGATAAGGTTGCCCTCTCAGGGGGAGTCTTCCAGAACAAATACCTTTTTGAGAATCTTGTAAAGGAACTAAAACAGAGAGGATTCGAGGTCCTAACCCATTCGCTGGTGCCAGCCAATGATGGAGGGATCTCCCTGGGGCAGGCCGTTATTGCCGCTTCTATCCTGAATATGACTGGCATTTCATGA
- a CDS encoding DUF47 family protein, whose protein sequence is MKFISRDSEFFDLFDRQVGDLIRITEILSSFVKDFKVSEEMRTRFKEAEHEADITTHEIIDKVNRTFITPIDREDIHSLAQAMDDIVDLIDASAGRVFLYEITQPTEEMKRFVEIIHKMVQEISKAIGMLRNLKNQRRLLDHCIEINRLENEADATLLTSIEKLVENRKDFFEFLRWKEVYESLESATDKCEDVANIIEGIVIKSI, encoded by the coding sequence ATGAAATTCATATCGAGGGACAGCGAATTTTTTGACCTCTTCGACAGACAGGTCGGTGATCTCATCCGCATCACGGAGATCCTGAGCAGCTTCGTCAAGGATTTTAAGGTGAGTGAAGAGATGCGGACAAGGTTCAAAGAAGCGGAGCATGAGGCCGACATCACTACCCACGAGATCATCGATAAAGTGAACCGGACCTTTATCACACCCATCGATCGAGAGGATATCCACTCCCTTGCCCAGGCCATGGACGACATCGTAGATCTCATCGATGCCTCTGCGGGAAGGGTCTTCCTCTATGAGATCACTCAGCCGACGGAAGAGATGAAGCGCTTCGTGGAGATCATCCACAAGATGGTCCAGGAGATCTCCAAGGCAATCGGGATGCTACGGAATCTGAAAAATCAGAGGAGGCTTCTCGACCACTGCATCGAAATCAATCGTCTCGAGAACGAAGCAGACGCCACGCTGTTGACCTCCATCGAAAAACTCGTAGAGAATCGCAAGGACTTCTTCGAATTTCTGAGATGGAAAGAGGTCTATGAATCCCTGGAATCCGCAACGGACAAATGCGAGGACGTGGCGAACATCATCGAAGGGATCGTCATCAAGAGCATCTGA
- a CDS encoding inorganic phosphate transporter, with amino-acid sequence MTTAIIFLFVIIVLAWTYDFYNGMNDCANAIATTISTRALSPRMAILLAAGLNIAGAFLTTAVAKTIGKGIVAPEAIDQWIFLSALLGAIIWSAICTHAGIPISITHSLVGGLIGAAVAGRGMDVVQWTGIRKVLIAMILSPLAGFLAGTLLMIAMVWIGRNAHPFKANRFFLRSQILSASFMALSHGANDTQNAMGVITAALVSGGFLDTFHVPYWVMLGSGAFMGLGTYLGGWKVIKTMGMRMVKLRPLHGFSAETSATASILAATYMGAPISTTQVISTAIMGVGAAEKLSRVKWGLSFQIIATWILTIPGAALISAILCILIELIGLSR; translated from the coding sequence TTGACCACAGCCATCATTTTCCTGTTCGTCATCATCGTTCTGGCATGGACGTACGATTTCTATAACGGCATGAACGACTGTGCCAATGCCATTGCCACGACCATCAGCACGAGAGCCCTAAGCCCAAGGATGGCAATCCTTCTGGCGGCCGGGCTCAATATCGCAGGAGCCTTTCTGACGACGGCAGTCGCCAAAACAATAGGGAAAGGGATCGTCGCACCCGAGGCGATAGATCAGTGGATCTTCCTCAGTGCGCTTCTGGGTGCCATCATCTGGTCTGCCATCTGCACTCATGCAGGCATACCGATCAGCATCACCCACTCTCTCGTGGGAGGGCTCATTGGGGCAGCGGTGGCAGGAAGAGGGATGGATGTGGTTCAATGGACGGGGATAAGAAAGGTCCTCATCGCTATGATTCTCTCTCCCCTCGCGGGCTTTCTGGCGGGCACCCTGTTGATGATAGCAATGGTCTGGATCGGTAGGAACGCACACCCTTTCAAGGCAAACAGGTTCTTTCTTAGGAGCCAGATTCTATCCGCATCCTTCATGGCCTTAAGCCACGGCGCCAACGACACCCAGAATGCCATGGGAGTCATAACCGCCGCTCTCGTCAGCGGGGGTTTCCTCGATACGTTCCACGTTCCCTACTGGGTCATGCTCGGTTCCGGGGCCTTCATGGGTCTCGGGACCTATCTTGGCGGATGGAAGGTGATCAAGACGATGGGGATGAGAATGGTCAAGCTGCGTCCCCTGCATGGCTTCAGCGCCGAGACGTCGGCTACGGCTTCCATTCTCGCAGCAACCTATATGGGAGCTCCAATCAGCACGACCCAGGTTATATCGACCGCCATCATGGGGGTGGGAGCCGCGGAGAAACTCTCCAGGGTGAAATGGGGACTCTCTTTTCAGATCATCGCAACATGGATACTGACCATCCCAGGGGCCGCTCTTATTTCCGCGATCCTCTGCATCCTCATAGAGCTCATCGGTCTTTCCCGATGA
- a CDS encoding RNA methyltransferase, with product MKLENIKIILVEPQHAGNIGACARAMKNMGLSHLALVNPVEFMVEEGLKMAVDAKGILRNAELFTSLEKALRETSLSIGTTRRQGKMRKPVYSISTIARKISSFSEKNKVAFVFGREDKGLLTKELQLCTFVTTIPSSEKLPSLNLAHAVMITCYELFLTSSLPTIEEPPLLAKFEDVESFYRHLEGILVKIGFLNEAYPTTIMVALRRLFGKADLEPREVKILRGILRQIQWYVSRPSA from the coding sequence ATGAAGCTGGAAAATATCAAGATCATCCTGGTCGAGCCGCAGCATGCGGGGAACATCGGAGCCTGTGCAAGAGCCATGAAAAACATGGGACTTTCTCACCTGGCTCTTGTAAACCCGGTGGAGTTCATGGTCGAGGAAGGACTGAAGATGGCTGTCGATGCGAAAGGGATCCTGAGGAATGCGGAGCTTTTCACATCGCTTGAAAAGGCTCTCAGGGAGACGTCACTCTCCATAGGAACCACCCGTCGGCAGGGAAAAATGAGAAAACCGGTCTATTCCATCAGCACAATCGCCCGGAAGATTTCATCCTTCTCCGAGAAGAATAAAGTTGCTTTCGTCTTTGGAAGAGAAGATAAGGGACTCCTGACGAAAGAGCTGCAGCTCTGCACGTTTGTCACCACTATTCCTTCCAGCGAGAAGCTCCCATCCCTGAACCTTGCGCATGCGGTGATGATCACCTGTTATGAGCTTTTTCTCACCTCCTCTCTTCCGACGATCGAAGAGCCGCCGCTTCTGGCAAAATTTGAAGATGTGGAAAGCTTTTACAGACACCTCGAAGGGATTCTCGTGAAAATAGGATTTCTCAACGAAGCCTATCCAACGACCATAATGGTTGCGCTGCGGAGACTCTTCGGGAAGGCCGATCTGGAGCCGAGAGAGGTTAAGATTCTACGCGGGATTCTCAGGCAGATCCAGTGGTATGTTTCACGACCTTCAGCATGA
- the queG gene encoding tRNA epoxyqueuosine(34) reductase QueG yields MNASGHLSSIIKEKAESLGFASVGFLPVHPLDEREHLGKYFEAGWHADMEWLRKGLEHRLDPSLLFKNARSLVSLAINYFNEEWKPAAPGIHGRMSRYVYGRDYHAVIQSKLKELSLFMEMEGAALAFCYVDDSPILEKKWATLAGIGWRGKNSVVLNSVYGSWLFLAEIITDLELSYTEKEIESRCGECTLCIDLCPTGAIEVPHMVNASKCIAYQTIENDGIVPEEIREDMGNWIYGCDICQEACPENHRAKVTEEPLFLPNEKVLNLTLADILRLDENSFQEVFEGSAIRRGGRKKLQRNACLAAGNLLRNEASAANELLKPLQALVEDEDPILKSHASWALARPF; encoded by the coding sequence ATGAATGCAAGCGGTCATCTCTCGAGTATCATAAAGGAAAAGGCTGAGAGTCTCGGCTTTGCATCCGTAGGTTTTCTGCCTGTTCATCCTCTCGACGAGAGGGAGCATCTTGGAAAATATTTTGAAGCCGGCTGGCATGCAGACATGGAGTGGCTCCGGAAAGGTCTGGAGCATAGACTCGATCCTTCCCTTCTTTTCAAGAATGCGCGATCTCTTGTCTCCCTCGCCATCAACTACTTTAATGAGGAGTGGAAACCAGCAGCCCCCGGAATACATGGAAGGATGAGCCGGTATGTTTATGGCCGTGACTACCATGCCGTCATCCAGTCGAAGTTAAAGGAGCTCTCTCTATTTATGGAGATGGAGGGAGCCGCACTGGCTTTCTGTTACGTGGATGATAGTCCCATCCTCGAAAAGAAATGGGCCACGCTTGCAGGCATCGGCTGGAGAGGCAAGAACTCTGTCGTATTAAACAGCGTTTACGGCTCATGGCTCTTCCTGGCAGAGATCATTACCGATCTTGAACTCAGCTATACAGAAAAAGAGATTGAAAGTCGCTGCGGGGAATGCACACTCTGCATCGACCTCTGCCCTACGGGAGCCATCGAGGTCCCGCATATGGTCAATGCTTCGAAGTGCATCGCATATCAGACCATCGAAAACGATGGTATCGTCCCTGAAGAGATAAGGGAAGATATGGGGAACTGGATCTATGGATGTGACATCTGCCAGGAGGCCTGCCCCGAGAATCATAGAGCGAAGGTGACGGAAGAACCACTGTTCCTCCCCAACGAGAAGGTCCTGAACCTCACCCTTGCCGACATCTTACGGCTCGATGAGAATAGCTTTCAGGAGGTTTTCGAAGGGAGTGCCATCAGGAGGGGGGGAAGGAAAAAGCTCCAAAGAAATGCCTGCCTGGCTGCAGGAAATCTGTTGCGTAATGAAGCCTCTGCGGCAAATGAATTGCTAAAACCTTTGCAAGCCCTTGTTGAGGACGAGGACCCTATTCTTAAGAGCCATGCCTCCTGGGCCCTCGCCCGCCCCTTTTAA